A window of Ruminiclostridium herbifermentans genomic DNA:
CGAAATCCTGGACCTAGATTTTAACTAGGAGATTTGCTATGTATTCTCAGGTAGATAGAGTAGAGGCGTAATTTAACTTTTCAAATGAGTTGATAAATTTTAGATAAATTTTACTTAAAAAAATATTAAAAAATACTTGCAATATTCAAAGTTTTATGTTAAATTATAATAGTTGTCAGCGGGATTAAATTTGTGAATAAAAAATTTATTTGCCGTATATAATAATAGTACAATTAAATTTTATACATCGCGGGGTGGAGCAGTTGGTAGCTCGTCGGGCTCATAACCCGAAGGTCGTAGGTTCAAGTCCTTCCCCCGCAACCATGAAGAATCGCTAGTCATAAGGCTTAGCGGTTTTTTTATGTTTATATTTTCGTTAAAACAAATAAATTATGGGTACTATTTGGGTACTATTAAAATTAAAAGTTATTAAAAGATATTAAAAGATTAAGCCTTTTTGGTGTCACTATTATTGCTTGTATTAGTGACAATAAGTTCCATTATATCAGCTGCTTGTTTATCTGCAGATTTCAATGCATGGCTATATACCGACAATGTAACATAAGGATTAGCGTGTCCTAAACGACTCAATTTATAATTTGTATATTGTTAAAAGTATAATTTACCTAGAAAAAGGCGTATAACTTATCGGGCTAGATTTTGAACTGTATTTGCTGTTAGTTAAAAATATTATAAACATAAAGATACTTAATATATATTGTATTTACATCAAATATGGTGTAAACTAATAGTGTAGATACATCATATTTGATGTATAAACATTAAACATAGGAGAAATAATATGAATGTATACCACTATGAAACAAGTGGAGGTAAGGATTTAATTCTAGAATATATAGATAAACTTCCGAAAAAGGAAAGGGCAGAGGGATTAACAATTCTCGGAAAACTTGAAAAGGAAGGCCTTGAAGCACTAGAGATACTTAATACTAGACAGATTTAAGGAAAACTTTGGGAAATTAAGTTTTTTGATAATAGAATTATGTATGTTATAGCTGATGGAGAAAATATGTATCTAATTCATGCCTGTAAAAAGCAAAAGAATAAGGCAGAAAAGTTTGAATTGAATAAAGCTATAAAAAGAGTTAGGGAACTTGAAAATGCTCTCGATAAAAGATTCATTTGAAGCGAGGAGGGGAATATTTATGCCATTTAAGAAAGTTAATGAAAAAGAAGAAATAGAAAAAAGAATAAAAAATGATAATGAACTAAAAAAAGAATATAATGAATCACAACGAGAATATGAAATTGTTAAGCAGCTTGTTAAAATGAGAAATGATATGGGCTTATCTCAAAGTGATGTTGCTAAAAAGTCAGGGCTAACACAGCAAATGGTTTCTAGGATTGAAACAATAGATAATTCGCCTACTCTTAAGAACTTTATTAAATATGTTGATAGCGTTGGTTTAGAAATCAAAATTGTAAAGAAGACAGAAGAAATGGAGTGTAGTAAGGTTTAAGCTATATTATATATAATTATTATTGCTGTTAGTTTACAGTATTTATAAAATTATATTTTAGTTTAGGATACTCTTGAAAAAATAAAGTAGAAGCAACTAAACAGATATACACGTTGATAGTTATAATACTTGGATTTAAAATCCAAGATTAATTATAGGTTAAATACTGATTCTACAAACAACAGGAATGAAGACCTTGGAGAATTCTAAGGTCTTTTTTTGATATTTATTGTATGGGGAAATTGTATCGGAATATATAAGTTTAATAAAAATTATTATAAAAATTCACCCTCCTCCAAGTTGTTATTCCACAATCATATTTTACATAGATAGTGTAAAACAATTTAATACAAAGGGACTAACGATAAGGGGATGGATGTATAACTGTCTCCTTATTGTTTTATAAGGTATTCGGCTTTTGCAGGTTGAAAATTGCAGGAGCGATGGCATCATCAAATAAAATGTTAAATAGTTTCATAATGAAGTAAAATAACCTAAACAAATTCCCAATGCCTCAAAATCAAAAAAGGTTAACTAGCTTCATAACAAAGTTAGTTTTCGGAACAACAAAAAATGTTAAGCTTCTAGCTATTATTTTTTAAACCAGCCAATTATAATTCTACTACTCCTATAGACTGTTACGTTTGAAGTTTTCGAAAAAAAGCAAGAAAAAGTATAGTATGTTCCGTCTTTTCTTTTAAATCAAAAATAAGTAATGCACTCTGAGTATTTATACAATAAATTCGTCAAAATCCAATCTTAAGCTTTATTATTTTATGATTGTATTATATATGATACAATACACTTGTGGGGCGTAGTTCAGCTATCTTTATAGAAATATGATACGCTGCTAAATATGACAATAAGAAAGGAGGACTTTGACAAAATTCAGCTTACTAAGTCAATTACAGAAGCATAATGCTTGTTATACTTTTCGCTGTTATTCTAAGCTTTTATTTGTATTAATTTATACATAATCTTTCATAATAATCAATTATGCCGGAAGTAAAATTTTTGGGATTTGAAAAATATAATATGGGGGGTATGAAAATGTTCAATTTGAAGAAAAGAGTGTTATCTTTTTTAATTGTACTAGGTCTTATCCTAAGTGTTTGTAATGTGGGTAATGTATCTGGTATTGCAACTGCTGCTACACAGGCTAGAGCAGTAGTTTATGGGGATTGTAATAATGACGGCAGCATTGACGCTTTAGATTTTGCGTATATTAAGCAATATTTAATGAATCCTGGTCAAGCTTTTAAAGAAGAAATGGATTTAAATCTTGATAAGGCAATAGACGCAGTCGATTTTGCAATTATGAAGAAGTATCTTTTGGGTATGATAGACAAGCTGCCCGAAGGAGAAATTCCAGTAATAACTAATGAATGGGTAGGAACATGGGGAACTGCACCGCAATTGACTGAGCAAAATAATATGCCTCCAAGCCCAGGACTATCAAACAACACACTCAGACAGGTTGTTCGTGTTTCAATTGGTGGAAATCAGGTAAGATTAAAGTTTTCCAATCAATATGGAAATTCTCCTGTTGTAATGAATTCAGTACATTTAGCAGTATCTGCAGGTGGAAGTTCAATTCAAACAGGTACAGATAAGGTAGTAAAATTTGATGGTAAAGAGTCTGTAACAATTGCTGCTGGTAAAACTGTAACTTCTGACCCACTGGACTTCAATTTAACTAAACTAACTAATATGGCTATTACAATATACTTTGGAAGTGTGCCCTCGGCATTGACAGGACATCCTGGCTCAAGAACAACATCATATATTCAAACAGGAAATGCTGTTGCGAGCGCAAGTATGCCATCAGCGGTAAAAACAGATCACTGGTATATTATAACAGGAATAGATGTATATACAGAAGATAAATATGATGCTGTTGCTATATTAGGTGATTCAATTACAGATGGAAGAGGTTCTACAACAAATGAAAATAACAGATGGACAGATGTTTTTGCTAATCGTTTATTAGAAAATCCTGCAACATCAAATATTTCAGTGCTTAATATGGGCATAGGCGGGAACACAATATTGTCAGGAGGTTTAGGACCGACAGCCCTTACAAGATTTGACCGTGACATTTTGGAACAAAGCGGAGTTAAATATGCAATAATATTTGAGGGCGTAAATGACATAGGTTCAGGCGCCACTTCGGCAAATATAATAAATGCTTATAGGCAGTTTATTGCTAAAGCTCATGCAAAAAATATTCGTATTTATGGCGCTACAATTACACCAATTGGTGGCTCACAATATGCTAGTTATGAGAAGGTACGAACAGAGGTAAACAATTGGATAAGAACAAGTGGGGAATTTGATGCGGTTATTGATTTCGATGCTGCAGTAAGAAATCCTAACAATCAAACCATGCTTTTAGGCACATATGACAGTGGGGACCATTTGCATCTTAGCCCAGCAGGGTACAAAAGGATGGCGGAAATAATAGATTTAACCTTGTTCACAAAATAAGCTATTGCAGACTGTAAACTTAAGCACGACTCTACTTTTCGTTTGACAGCTAGTCCTAGGTAGAATCAATTGTATGAATTAGTTGCCTAAGAAAATAAAAATTTATCTGACAGCTAACTATGAAAAATTTACAGTCCAATGGAATTTTATGTGCTAACTCTATATAGAAAAGTGCTTGAAGCCCAATGAATATATTCCAATCTTTTAAAGGAACCTATTATTGGGCTTTGAGTTTTCATGAATTTTTGTAAATTTGAATTTCAATTCGGAGTTTGAGGTATTTAATTTTAAGGCCATATCATATAATATTTTATTTCAATTAACACTAAAATAAATATACAATTAAGTTACTTGGCGAAAACCAATTGGAAATTTTGGCTTTTCAGGGTCTGGTCTTTTAGCTGATAGAAGTAGTACACTTATTTGGCTAACATGCTGAACTAATTGTACATGGGAACCATCAGCTGTATGTCCGCTGAAAATTATAAGGCTTGGATCTGAAAAGCCTATACTTTCTATTCCGAACTGTATTATTTCTCCGAAATTTACAAGTCTGGCAACTACCTCGTCTTCTTCATTTAGGTTGGAATCGAACTCATTAATTTCTGCGTAGAGTTTTTTGCAAAATTCACTTGCAAAGTTTTGTTGAGCAAGTAACGCATTCAAATTTGCTTCAAAATCATATTTATCTGATGTAGTATCAGAAGTGCGAAACTCTCTTAATTGCTTATTGCTTTTCATCATTGCTTTAGTCAAAGGATTGATAAATTTCACTTGCTATTCCCCCAGTCTTATTTATAAGATATACCACCTTCATGGAATATCATATGATTTTAACTTCAAATTTGGGAATGTATAGATTGATTTGGAAAAAACGAGACAAGAAAAATATCCCCCTCTTATATAATTGGAGAATATCCCATTATTTTATGTGGTGCGAATATCTTCCGACTCGATGAAACACCGCTGAATGTAATGTATAGAAAATACAGTATGTCCAGTACATAGTCAGAACATTGGAGGCTGCCATATCAACGCTGCTGGACGTCTTGGTTACGTGGCTTAAGGCATTGAACTACAACTTAATGAAGAAGTGTTCAAGGAATATGCAAGGGGGTAAGAATATGGCAGCTTATTGGGATAATATTTGCAGAATGCAGCAAAAGCAAACTGCAAAGGGCATTGAAACATATGGTCAGCCAAAACCACAAGTGCTTTTGGCGGTATATTAAATCGAAAAAATTTTATTTTGAATCTAGGTGTTATAATGATTATCAAAAAAGAGAGAAATTTTATTGAGTATGTGGTATTATTTAATTAGTAACAAAATATTTTATAAAGTAATTTATATCTAAGGTAAATAATCTGAGAATATAAGCATTTTGCTAAATATTGATTTAACTGAATCAATAAACTTTTATCTATTAAAGCTTATTGGTGCTAGGGAATTATCGATGGCTTAGTTAATATAATTGTAATAATCAGTTCCTGTTAAGAACTGATATTGTTCCTTTTCAGCTTTATAGTAGTCACACATTATTATCCTTGGTTCTGCAAAACATTAATAATTATTAAGGGGGTATCAATTCCATATCAATCATTAATAATTTTATTAGATTTCTTGATATGGATACACCATGAAAAAAATATCATTAGTATCAATAATAGCACTAAGTTTAACAATTATTTTTTCTACAGGAGTATTTGCTACACAACCGCAAATAACTGTGGTGGTAAACGACAGCACTCTTGTTTTTCCAGATGCACAGCCGTTTGTAGATGCTAAGGGACGAACTCAAACACCTGCAAAATATATTGGTGAGGCATTGGGGGCTACAGTTTCTTGGAACTCGAGAGCCAAGAAGGCAGAATTTTATTTTGGAGATACAGAGTTAGTAATATACATAGGAAAGAGCAGCTATCAATTAAATGGACAAACTAAGCAAATGGACACAACTGCCATAATTAAGGATGGCAGAACATATGTGCCTGCAAAGTATATAGCTGAGGCTTTTGGAGCTAAGGTTAAGTGGGATGGAGTTACAAAAACAATCTATGTTGATAGAACCTTGGCATCACAAGTAGAAGAAGGAAAAGATGTTGAAGATGGAACTGTTATAAACAATAATACTGAATTTTTGGAGGCATTGAGATTAGCTTCTATTACCCTTCAACCAACAATTAACCTAAAATGCAGTAATTTTGACGACTCAGACTATATCTTTGAGGATTTTAATCAATTAGATATTACTCCATATGGAGCAACTAAGGTTAATGCAAGATGGTTAGAGTATAGTAATATGGCTGAATTGACAATGGATATTGTTTACTCCCAAGTACATAAAATACAGAAATCTATGGTAAACGATATAGCATCAACAAGATTGTCTTCAGAGGATTTTTTAGTTATAGAAAAAATAGAGGAAATCGTATCTGAAATTATATCCGATGATATGACTGATTACGAAAAAGAATTAGCTATTCATGACTATATAGTAAGTAATTATAAATATGATTATGATAATTATTTATATGATACCATACCAGATGAGTCATATACTCCTTATGGACTGCTAATCAATGGCACAGGAGTATGCCAGGCATATGCAGAGGTGACAAAATTATTACTGAATAGGGTGGGAATAGAATGTGATGTAGTTACTGGTACTTCTAGAGATGAAAATCATGCTTGGAACATTTTGAAGCTGGATGATGAATACTATATGCTAGACGTAACATGGAATGATCCTACCCCTGATGAGGAAGGATATGTAAGTTATGATTATTTCAATATGACGCAAGAGCAATTCTTACGGGATCATAGCTGGGACACTAGTAAATGGCCGGTTGCATCTGGTACAAAGTATAACTATTTTGTATATAACGACTTAGTAGTTCATAACTATATGGAGTTTCAAAATTTAGTCAAGAAGAGTTTAAGTGAAGGCAAAAAAGATATTGTTATGTATATATATGGTTATGATAAGGGAATATATAATTTGGATTTTATTTTTAATTATTGTGCTAAAAATCAAATTAGCTACACTAATACAAATGAAAAAAATACTGTATTTCGAATTTTGCTAGAATAAAGAGAAAGAAGATTTTGTAAGCAGATGTATACTTTAAATATATAATAATTAAGAATATTAGCTTCAATTAATAGAATAATATATTAATTGAAGCTAATTTATATGGAGGTCAAAATGAAATTTGAAAGTCAAAGACTGAAATGCAGATATTTTACTGAACTAGACTATCAGCTGTTTTGCTCTATATTTTCAAATGAACAGGTAATGAAGTATGCATGGATAGATAAAATAGAAAATGAAGTGGGAATGAGGGAATTCTTTGAAGGATTTCTTAATCATGATGATAGGATTAATAGAAATAATTCTTATGCGTATGCTGTATTTCTACGGGAAGAAGATATATTTATTGGGTTTGCAGATATTGTTATTCATAGTTTAAATTCTAATGGTGGATGCGGCGAAATAGGGTATTTTTTACTTCCTCAATATTGGGGGAAGGGCTATGCTACAGAACTTGCACATTCACTTATTAATTTTGGTTTTACAAGGCTAGGACTACATAAAATAAGTGCAAGATGTAATTCTAATAATCTTAAATCAGAAAATATTATGAAAAAAGTTGGAATGACTAAAGAGGGCGAACTCAGAAAAGTCAGATATAAGAATGGCGTTTGGGATGATGAAAAACACTACGGAATACTTATTGATGAGTGGAAGGAATAAATTAATAACTTAGCTTATTATTTATATGGCTAATCATCTATAATTTAATTAAGCATGTTGTGATTTTTTTTGACTACAAATGGGTATTTTAATATTATATTAGAATAATTAAAAGGCTATTGCGCTTAAAACCTTGTGAAAACATGGTGTTTTATAAATTTTTAACCGCAAATAGCTTACCAAGATAGATAGTGTACAAGCTATATAATAAACTCAATGTCTGTGAAACCCTTCTATAGGCAGTTATATTATGTTGTACGCCCAAACAGGTTGTGAGCAGCTTGATAGAAAGTCAACTTATGCAGTTAAAAATGAGGTTATTTTTGCAAAACTCAGAGGGTCTTTGATTATAATTTTGTACTAAAAAGAGGAATGGGAGGATATTATGATTAATAATATTAGTGATGATTTAAAAAAGATTATACTAGCTGGAATTGGTGCAGTTGCTACAACTGCTGAAAAGTCAAAACAAGTATTAGACGAACTTGTAAAAAAGGGTGAAATTACAGTTGAGCAGGGTAAGGTTTTAAATGAAGAACTTAAGAGAAATATTAATTCAAAAATCAAAGTACCCTTTAGTACATGTGATACACAAGAGGCAGCGAAAGTTAACGTTGATTCATCAGAAATAAATACATCTGATAAAAATGTAATGTCTATTACCAAGCAGCTTGACAAACTGAGCAAGGAAGAGATAGCTGCAATTAAGGCTAAGCTTGCAGAATTGGAGAGGACAGATACAGATGGGGAGACAGGAGAATAGTACAGATA
This region includes:
- a CDS encoding helix-turn-helix domain-containing protein; this translates as MPFKKVNEKEEIEKRIKNDNELKKEYNESQREYEIVKQLVKMRNDMGLSQSDVAKKSGLTQQMVSRIETIDNSPTLKNFIKYVDSVGLEIKIVKKTEEMECSKV
- a CDS encoding GDSL-type esterase/lipase family protein produces the protein MFNLKKRVLSFLIVLGLILSVCNVGNVSGIATAATQARAVVYGDCNNDGSIDALDFAYIKQYLMNPGQAFKEEMDLNLDKAIDAVDFAIMKKYLLGMIDKLPEGEIPVITNEWVGTWGTAPQLTEQNNMPPSPGLSNNTLRQVVRVSIGGNQVRLKFSNQYGNSPVVMNSVHLAVSAGGSSIQTGTDKVVKFDGKESVTIAAGKTVTSDPLDFNLTKLTNMAITIYFGSVPSALTGHPGSRTTSYIQTGNAVASASMPSAVKTDHWYIITGIDVYTEDKYDAVAILGDSITDGRGSTTNENNRWTDVFANRLLENPATSNISVLNMGIGGNTILSGGLGPTALTRFDRDILEQSGVKYAIIFEGVNDIGSGATSANIINAYRQFIAKAHAKNIRIYGATITPIGGSQYASYEKVRTEVNNWIRTSGEFDAVIDFDAAVRNPNNQTMLLGTYDSGDHLHLSPAGYKRMAEIIDLTLFTK
- a CDS encoding stalk domain-containing protein, giving the protein MKKISLVSIIALSLTIIFSTGVFATQPQITVVVNDSTLVFPDAQPFVDAKGRTQTPAKYIGEALGATVSWNSRAKKAEFYFGDTELVIYIGKSSYQLNGQTKQMDTTAIIKDGRTYVPAKYIAEAFGAKVKWDGVTKTIYVDRTLASQVEEGKDVEDGTVINNNTEFLEALRLASITLQPTINLKCSNFDDSDYIFEDFNQLDITPYGATKVNARWLEYSNMAELTMDIVYSQVHKIQKSMVNDIASTRLSSEDFLVIEKIEEIVSEIISDDMTDYEKELAIHDYIVSNYKYDYDNYLYDTIPDESYTPYGLLINGTGVCQAYAEVTKLLLNRVGIECDVVTGTSRDENHAWNILKLDDEYYMLDVTWNDPTPDEEGYVSYDYFNMTQEQFLRDHSWDTSKWPVASGTKYNYFVYNDLVVHNYMEFQNLVKKSLSEGKKDIVMYIYGYDKGIYNLDFIFNYCAKNQISYTNTNEKNTVFRILLE
- a CDS encoding phasin family protein translates to MINNISDDLKKIILAGIGAVATTAEKSKQVLDELVKKGEITVEQGKVLNEELKRNINSKIKVPFSTCDTQEAAKVNVDSSEINTSDKNVMSITKQLDKLSKEEIAAIKAKLAELERTDTDGETGE
- a CDS encoding DUF6173 family protein: MKFINPLTKAMMKSNKQLREFRTSDTTSDKYDFEANLNALLAQQNFASEFCKKLYAEINEFDSNLNEEDEVVARLVNFGEIIQFGIESIGFSDPSLIIFSGHTADGSHVQLVQHVSQISVLLLSAKRPDPEKPKFPIGFRQVT
- a CDS encoding GNAT family N-acetyltransferase; its protein translation is MKFESQRLKCRYFTELDYQLFCSIFSNEQVMKYAWIDKIENEVGMREFFEGFLNHDDRINRNNSYAYAVFLREEDIFIGFADIVIHSLNSNGGCGEIGYFLLPQYWGKGYATELAHSLINFGFTRLGLHKISARCNSNNLKSENIMKKVGMTKEGELRKVRYKNGVWDDEKHYGILIDEWKE
- a CDS encoding type II toxin-antitoxin system RelE/ParE family toxin, whose protein sequence is MKFFDNRIMYVIADGENMYLIHACKKQKNKAEKFELNKAIKRVRELENALDKRFI